The stretch of DNA GATCGTCGAATCCGCGCGCGCTTGCGATGCCAGACGCCTTGGCGATGGCGACCAAGTCGATATCGCGGCTCGGCGCGGTTTGTTGCCCACCGGTGACCTCATAGATGCCGTTCACCAAGACAATCAGCGTGAAATTCGGCGCGGGATTGGCGGCGATGGTCGCCAGACAGCCCAGGTTCATCAGCAACGAGCCGTCGCCGGAAATCGCGATCACGCTGCGCCCAGGCTGGGCCAGCGCCAAGCCAAGCCCCAAGGTTGACGCCTGACCCATGGCCGACGGCACATAGTGAAGATCGAGTGGATGAGCATCGAACCTTGCCCACTCACGCGTAGCGCCCATCGACGTGACGACGATCGCATCGCCTCGCAGCGCGTGAATCACGCGTAGCGCCTCGTCGAGCGGCATGCCAGAACCTACGGCATTAGTCATCACATCGCTCCCTCGGCCAATAGCGACATGCCAGGCCGCTGCGCCGCCCGAGAGGCCGAATAGTGTTCGCTGAAGCGTTCCAGGTCGTTTGCCTCTTTCAGCAGCACCCAGTCCACGCCCCATGCCGCCAGCACCGGCTCAAGAAACTGCTTGGCGGTGTCGCGCGAGTCGGCCGTCAGATAGCTTCGATAGCCGACCATGGCGTACAGCGGCAGTCGAAAGTCGAACAGCATGTTGCGTAGCGCGTCGCCCGATTCGAACAGCCCGGTGGATTGAATCATGACGAGCGGTCGGCGGCCGCCGAGCCAGAGACCGCCCGCTAAGGCCCAGGCCTCTCCCTCGCGGCACACGCGCCGCAGCGCGATGCGCTGGCTCGCCGCCAACGCCCCCTCCCACGGTCCCATCACCGAGTCGGGCAGCCACACCACATCGGTGACGCCCAGTTGCGCCAAACAGTTTTCGACAGCCGTGCCGGTGAACATCTTGCTACTCAAGCGGTTTGATGGTGGTCACCCAAAAGAACGGTCGCCCACCGTCGTCGACGCGCAACTCGACTTTGAGCCGAGCTTGAAACAGCAATTTCTGCAGCGCCAAACTATACGACGTGCGTTTGGCGGGGAGCGAGGCCGGAGTCGCCGTGGGGTCAACGTCGTGCCGCGCCAACGCGTTACGATCGTACAATAGCGGCGCGCCCAGTCGCTCGCGAATGATCTCCACCGCTTTGGCCACCGAGACGCCCCCCACTTCGACCTGGAGAAAATCAAACAGCTTGGGCAGTAGCTGCCGCCGACGCTCATCCGCGGGCCAGCCGATCGGCCACACATCGGCATCGGCTGCGGGCTGAATCACCGAATAGCTCAATTCGCCGTCGCGCAGCCGTGGCGCCAGCCCCAGCCCGGCAGGCCGCAAGGTGGCGGCCAAGGCCGTGCCGATCGACAAACCGTTCAATTCGTCGGCGACTGGCCCAGTCGCACGCAGTTCTTCGTGCAGCGACTTGGTGATAAATAGTCGCGAGCCCAATTGCCGATGGATGACCGCCGCCACTTCAACCGGCGACTCTCCTGCTGTCGGCATTTGCAAGGGCTGCGCCAGTTCTTGCTTCGCGGCGGCCAGCGTTGCGGGCGAAAGGTCGAATGGCAAGCGTACGGGCGACGTGACCACTTCGGGACCTACCGCGCGCAAGCGCTCCATCCACTGCGCCAAGCCCGCGCGATCATTGATCGAAAATCGGCCACCGGGCAGCGCCAAATCGCCACGGCCAGTCAGCACCCCGGTCACATGATACGCCGTTGTGGCGCCCTCGCGCGTCTGGATGCCGACCTGATCGGTTGGCCGGGCCGAACGAATCTGCACATCGTCGAGCCCTAGTTTGGACAGGGCCTGACTCCACTGCTGCGGGGCCGTGGGCGCGACGCCTTGAGCCATCACAATTTCGAGCGTCACTCGCGGCGTGGCGCCCTGCGCAGCGCAAGGCGCGATCCAAAACAAGATAGCGAGCATGATGCGACCAACCTTCGGCATGCAGGAATTATAGCTGCGCCGAAAAGTGGCCGATTCACAAGAATCGCTTGCGCTAGCGGTTCTCACCTGCCCGGCGCGCCTCGTCGAGCGCCTTCCAAACTCGCGGCGGCGACATCGGCAACTCCCGCATTCGCACGCCGACAGCCTGATAGATCGCATTGGCCAGCGCCGCGGGCGGGGCCACGATCGGGACCTCGCCCACGCCGCGCACGCCGTAGGGGTGGCTGGGGTTAGGCACTTCCACAATCACCGTTTCGATCATCGGCACGTCGAGCGCCGTCGGCATGCGATAGTCCAAAAAGCTGGCGTTGGTCATCTGTCCACGGTCGTCGAACAGGTACTCTTCGTTGAGCGCCCAGCCAATGCCTTGCACGGCGCCGCCCGACATTTGCCCTTCGACATAACTGGGATGGATGGCTTTGCCGGCGTCTTGCACAATGGTCCATCGCAAGACGGTGGTCTTGCCGGTCTCGGAATCGACCTCGACATCGCAGATTTGGGTCGCAAAGCCGTTGGTCGATCCTTCCGGATCGACCGTCGCGCGCCCCACGACAGGGCCTCCCGTGCGATGCAACTTGCCCGCCAACTCTTTGAATGAGAGCGACTTGCCATTGCGGCGGTATTGGCCATTTTCGACCTTTACCTCCTCGGGCTTGCAGTCCCAAAGCAGCGCCGCGCGCTCGCGCATTTGCCGTTCGATGTCCTGCGCGCAGCGATAGGCGGCCAGCCCAGTGCAGAAGGTGACGCGGCTGCCACCGGTCACATCGGTGTAGCCCACGCTGTCGGTGTCGACCACGCGCGGAACCACGTCCTCGGCGGCGATGCCTAGCGCCTCGGCTAACTGCATAGCCACGCTGGTGCGAGTGCCGCCAATATCGGTCGAACCCTCGACCAGCGTTACCGAGCCGTCGAGATTCACGTTGGCCGCGACGCTCGATTTGAGCGCCGCGTTGAACCAGAATCCTGTTGCCACGCCACGGCCCCGATTCGCGCCAACGAGCGGAGTTTGATAGTGTTCGCTGGCGCGCGCCGCGACGAGCGTTTCCACCGCTCCGATGCGTGGGTACACCGGTCCATCGACGCGGCGCGTCCCTGCTTTGGCGGAGTTCCGCAAGCGAAATTCTATGGGGTCGATGCCCAGCCGTTCCGCCAATTCATCCATCACCGATTCGCAGGCGAAGGCCGCTTGCGTGGCTCCTGGCGCGCGGTAGGCGGCCGATTTGGGCTTGTTCACGCACACGTCGTAGGCGTGTACCCGCGCGCTGGGCAGGTCGTAGCAGGCAAACACGCACATAGCGCCGCAGACCACGAACCCGCCCGGATACGCGCCGGCGTCGTAGGCCAGCCACGCATCGGCGGCGGTGATGCGGCCATCCTTGCTGGCGCCGATCTTCATGCGCACAAACGAAGCTGGAGTGGGGCCGGTCCCCTCAAAAACCTCGGCCCGGTTCATCACCATCTTCACCGGCCGACCGCTCTTGCGGCTCAAGATCGCCGCGACCGGTTCCAGATACACCGTGATCTTGCCGCCAAAGCCGCCGCCGATCTCGCACGGTATCACCGTGACCTTCGACACCGGCATCTGCAGGATTTCGGCTGTTTGTTGGCGACACGTGAAGGCGCCTTGCGTCGATGTCCACACGGTGAGGTGGCCATCGCGGTTCCACATGGCGGTCGCCACGTGCGGCTCGATGTAGCCCTGGTGGACGGTCGCGGTGCGGAACTCGCGCTCGATCACCACATCGGCCTGCGCGAAGCCGCGTTCCACATCGCCCTGCTCGAAATGAAAATGCACATCCACATTGGTGGGCGAATCGTTGAT from Pirellulales bacterium encodes:
- a CDS encoding xanthine dehydrogenase family protein molybdopterin-binding subunit, producing the protein MAKKKKTPTRSTGKNRNGQATRPTARPAAAKPRPVTAALRKKATNKKKAAKPAAKSELKPEHGEVYLGPREYKVLGTRPIRHDGVDKVTGRAVYGADLQLSGMIHGRVLRSPHAHARIVSIDTSAAEQMPGVYAVATAADLPDLQNKIADLGEGAANLAHLGDNVLAHHTALYKGHAVAGVAAASPQIAEEALKLIRVEYEPLPVVLDMLEAMQADAPVLHADLRTKELGKPINDSPTNVDVHFHFEQGDVERGFAQADVVIEREFRTATVHQGYIEPHVATAMWNRDGHLTVWTSTQGAFTCRQQTAEILQMPVSKVTVIPCEIGGGFGGKITVYLEPVAAILSRKSGRPVKMVMNRAEVFEGTGPTPASFVRMKIGASKDGRITAADAWLAYDAGAYPGGFVVCGAMCVFACYDLPSARVHAYDVCVNKPKSAAYRAPGATQAAFACESVMDELAERLGIDPIEFRLRNSAKAGTRRVDGPVYPRIGAVETLVAARASEHYQTPLVGANRGRGVATGFWFNAALKSSVAANVNLDGSVTLVEGSTDIGGTRTSVAMQLAEALGIAAEDVVPRVVDTDSVGYTDVTGGSRVTFCTGLAAYRCAQDIERQMRERAALLWDCKPEEVKVENGQYRRNGKSLSFKELAGKLHRTGGPVVGRATVDPEGSTNGFATQICDVEVDSETGKTTVLRWTIVQDAGKAIHPSYVEGQMSGGAVQGIGWALNEEYLFDDRGQMTNASFLDYRMPTALDVPMIETVIVEVPNPSHPYGVRGVGEVPIVAPPAALANAIYQAVGVRMRELPMSPPRVWKALDEARRAGENR